In the Kineosporiaceae bacterium genome, one interval contains:
- a CDS encoding AAA family ATPase, with amino-acid sequence MSPLTTSAFDLPDRLAAKADPLLVAVDEQHFVALAETLEHSLADLSARLQAELAAPGGSGQEAMDRDLEVHRLSARLRTLRRFGLDLCLGRMVAADDPEPVYIGRLGLTDSTGRQLLVDWRSPVAEPFFGATHANPMGLVSRRRYRWTRGRINDYWDEVFTAAGLEHNAALDDQSAFIASLGSNRSPRMRDVLGTIQSDQDAVIRAGSRGALVVDGGPGTGKTVVALHRSAYLLYSDPRLSHRRGGVLFVGPHQPYLDYVADVLPSLGEDGVQTCTLRDLVTEGATAVPEADPDVVRLKSSAQLVSAVEAAVRFYEDPPTAGLTVTTAWSDVWLSPDDWVEAFDTPDVGTPHNEAREVILEALVAILMDKADGEDDEVTPDMLRTALRRNRELLTAVHRAWPLLEATDLVGDLWSVPAFLRHCAPWLSPTDIRALQRRDPQAWTTSDLPLLDAARQRLGDPRASRRARRRAALLAAEREEMDRVVEHLINSDDSEMLVMSMLRGSDLQTVQVDEAGLPQATPDHLAGPFANIVVDEAQELTDAEWQMMVLRCPSRSFTIVGDRAQARHGFTESWRERLERLGFHQINQATLSINYRTPEEVMAEAEPVIRAVLPDANVPTSIRRTGVPVVHGSVSRRDAILDAWLSAHSDGIACVIGDPTFETTSRVRSLTPELSKGLEFDLVVLIDPDSFGTGIEGAVDHYVAMTRATQQLVVLTS; translated from the coding sequence GTGAGCCCCCTGACGACCAGCGCGTTCGACCTGCCGGACCGCCTCGCGGCCAAGGCCGACCCGCTGCTCGTCGCCGTCGACGAGCAGCACTTCGTGGCGCTCGCAGAGACTCTCGAGCACTCCCTCGCCGATCTGTCGGCCCGACTCCAGGCCGAGCTCGCTGCCCCCGGGGGCAGCGGTCAGGAGGCCATGGACCGTGACCTCGAGGTCCATCGGCTGTCGGCCCGGCTGCGCACCCTGCGGCGCTTCGGCCTGGACCTGTGCCTGGGGCGCATGGTCGCTGCCGACGACCCCGAACCGGTCTACATCGGGCGCCTCGGCCTCACCGACAGCACCGGCCGCCAGCTGCTCGTGGACTGGCGCTCCCCCGTGGCCGAGCCGTTCTTCGGCGCCACCCACGCCAACCCGATGGGATTGGTCAGCCGCCGCCGCTACCGCTGGACCCGCGGCCGCATCAACGACTACTGGGACGAGGTGTTCACCGCCGCCGGGCTCGAGCACAACGCAGCCCTCGATGACCAGTCCGCCTTCATCGCCAGCCTCGGCAGCAATCGCTCGCCCCGCATGCGTGACGTCCTCGGCACCATCCAGTCCGACCAGGACGCCGTCATCCGCGCCGGTTCGCGTGGCGCCCTGGTGGTCGATGGCGGGCCGGGAACGGGCAAGACCGTTGTCGCCCTGCACCGTTCCGCCTACCTGCTCTACTCCGACCCACGCCTGAGCCACCGCCGCGGCGGGGTGTTGTTCGTCGGCCCGCATCAGCCCTATCTCGACTACGTCGCCGACGTCCTGCCCAGCCTCGGTGAGGACGGCGTCCAGACCTGCACCCTGCGCGACCTGGTCACCGAGGGAGCCACCGCGGTCCCCGAAGCCGACCCGGACGTCGTCCGCCTGAAGTCCTCGGCGCAGCTCGTCAGTGCGGTCGAGGCGGCCGTCCGGTTCTACGAGGACCCACCTACCGCGGGCCTGACCGTCACCACCGCCTGGTCGGACGTCTGGCTGAGCCCCGATGACTGGGTCGAGGCCTTCGACACCCCGGACGTCGGCACGCCGCACAACGAGGCCCGCGAGGTGATCCTCGAGGCGTTGGTGGCGATCCTGATGGACAAGGCCGACGGCGAGGACGACGAGGTCACGCCCGACATGCTGCGTACGGCGTTGCGGCGGAACAGAGAACTGCTCACCGCGGTGCACCGCGCCTGGCCGCTGCTGGAGGCGACCGACCTCGTCGGCGACCTGTGGTCGGTGCCGGCGTTCCTACGCCATTGCGCGCCGTGGCTGAGCCCGACGGACATCCGCGCGCTGCAACGCCGCGACCCCCAGGCGTGGACGACGAGCGACCTGCCCCTGCTGGACGCCGCCCGCCAGCGGCTCGGTGACCCACGGGCGTCACGACGCGCCCGGCGTAGGGCCGCGCTGCTGGCGGCCGAGCGCGAGGAGATGGACCGGGTCGTCGAGCACCTGATCAACTCCGACGACTCCGAGATGCTCGTCATGTCGATGCTGCGCGGGTCCGATCTCCAGACCGTCCAGGTCGACGAGGCCGGCCTGCCGCAGGCCACCCCCGACCACCTCGCCGGGCCGTTCGCTAACATCGTGGTCGACGAGGCCCAGGAGCTGACCGACGCCGAATGGCAGATGATGGTGCTGCGCTGTCCGTCGCGCAGCTTCACGATCGTGGGTGATCGTGCCCAGGCCCGGCACGGGTTCACCGAGTCGTGGCGGGAACGGTTGGAACGCCTCGGGTTCCACCAGATCAACCAGGCCACGCTGAGCATCAACTACCGCACCCCCGAGGAGGTCATGGCCGAGGCGGAGCCGGTGATCCGGGCCGTGCTGCCGGACGCCAACGTGCCGACGTCCATCCGCCGGACCGGCGTTCCCGTCGTCCACGGGTCGGTCTCACGACGCGACGCGATCCTGGATGCCTGGCTGAGCGCGCACAGCGACGGGATCGCCTGCGTCATCGGCGATCCCACGTTCGAGACCACGTCCCGCGTCCGCTCGCTGACCCCGGAGCTGTCCAAGGGTCTGGAGTTCGACCTCGTGGTCCTGATCGACCCGGATTCGTTCGGCACCGGCATCGAGGGTGCCGTCGACCACTACGTCGCGATGACCCGGGCGACCCAGCAGCTGGTGGTCCTGACGAGCTGA
- a CDS encoding helix-turn-helix transcriptional regulator: MDIARARRARRWTQAELAERAGISDGTLRSIERGAPTATIGVVFELASLLGIDLFGAGPEELSALVAQSRDRLALLPARVRARPAQVQDDF; this comes from the coding sequence TTGGACATTGCCCGCGCTCGACGTGCCCGCCGCTGGACCCAGGCAGAGCTGGCCGAGCGCGCCGGGATCTCCGATGGCACATTGCGCAGCATCGAGCGCGGGGCACCCACAGCGACCATCGGCGTGGTCTTCGAACTTGCCTCCCTGCTCGGCATCGACCTGTTCGGCGCTGGGCCCGAGGAACTGTCGGCGCTCGTTGCCCAGAGCCGCGACCGCTTGGCGCTTCTGCCGGCCCGGGTCCGTGCCCGGCCAGCGCAGGTCCAGGACGACTTCTGA
- a CDS encoding AAA family ATPase, with protein sequence MLAGREAERAAVRGLLDQARNSCGSALVIHGLPGVGKSTVLAAAAAEADGFTVLRTSGIESESPLAFAALQRLVRPVLRLASRLPAPQARSLRRAFGEEDGEVDRFLVFLAALSLLAEAAEQAPVLAVIDDAHWLDDASAAALLFVARRLQVERIALLFAARDGDVRRFEAGLPDLTLGELDATDAGVLLTTLAGIPVPGEVLDRLVTSTGGNPLALVELANALPADQLSGRDPLPAHLPLTQGVERAFLDRVGRLPSGAQSFLLVAAADDSGRVAIVRQAALALGASPEAIDAAEDSGLVRVIDGAVTLRHPLVRSAVYGAATSSQRRAAHRALADALVGTGDVDRRAWHRAAAVEEPDESVVADLDHVAERAAQRGGLEAASAAWERAAELTVAAGPRATRLVAAAGAAWAGAQPRRARALAEAARAAADSVVVRADVDRLRARIEWNIGSGPVGHRILLQAARDVAGADLARATVMARMAAAAATFGADSGIDIDPTEFVGDLDCLPSGAARASALLLCGFAHIARGNLRDATAEFRLAFAQDLAGGDVDLVPNLGLAALYIGDDDVALREYGRFVAHARDAGAPVTILFGLARRAPAEISTGDWRTAAAGSAEALDLARGTGQDALGSLPLAWLTLLAALRGDQPEFDRCLTDYDRPTRSRDVGLTSIVSRDVMLWARGVATADTPDAALYHLEQITHAMVKHMSALDRVEAAARAGRADLVRAWADELTTLAELTAAPWAMASAAHARALLADGSEAQTWFERALDAHAHSPRRVDRARTELAFGEFLRRSRRRVDAREHLRAALDTFEDVGASRWAARARHELRASGETARKRDSITPADLTPQERHVAELVRQGLSNRDAAAHLFLSPRTIDFHLRNVFTKLGVSSRAELAALGLS encoded by the coding sequence GTGCTCGCGGGTCGAGAAGCCGAGCGCGCCGCGGTTCGGGGACTGCTGGACCAGGCGCGCAACTCCTGCGGGTCTGCCCTCGTGATCCACGGGCTGCCGGGAGTCGGCAAGTCCACGGTGCTCGCGGCCGCTGCCGCCGAGGCGGACGGGTTCACCGTGCTGCGGACCTCGGGGATCGAGTCGGAATCGCCGCTGGCGTTCGCAGCCCTTCAGCGACTCGTGCGTCCCGTCCTGCGCCTCGCCTCACGCCTGCCCGCGCCGCAGGCACGGTCGTTGCGCCGGGCCTTCGGTGAGGAGGACGGCGAGGTCGACCGGTTCCTGGTCTTCCTCGCCGCCTTGAGCCTGCTGGCGGAGGCAGCGGAGCAGGCACCGGTACTGGCCGTCATCGATGACGCCCACTGGCTGGACGACGCCTCCGCCGCTGCGCTGCTCTTCGTGGCACGCCGTCTTCAGGTCGAGCGGATCGCCCTGTTGTTCGCCGCTCGCGACGGCGACGTGCGTCGCTTCGAGGCCGGGCTGCCTGACCTCACGCTGGGCGAGCTGGACGCGACCGACGCCGGCGTCCTGCTCACCACGCTCGCAGGCATCCCCGTTCCAGGCGAGGTACTCGACCGCCTCGTCACCAGCACCGGCGGCAACCCGCTCGCCCTGGTCGAGCTCGCGAACGCACTCCCGGCCGATCAGCTCAGCGGCCGGGACCCCCTGCCGGCCCACCTGCCGTTGACCCAGGGGGTGGAACGCGCCTTCCTCGATCGAGTCGGACGCCTGCCCTCGGGCGCGCAATCGTTCCTGTTGGTCGCGGCAGCCGACGACTCCGGCCGGGTGGCCATCGTGCGGCAGGCAGCGCTCGCCCTCGGCGCCTCACCCGAGGCGATCGACGCTGCCGAGGACTCCGGCCTGGTCAGGGTGATCGACGGCGCCGTGACCCTGCGCCACCCCTTGGTGCGTTCCGCGGTATACGGCGCGGCGACGAGCAGCCAACGCAGAGCGGCCCACCGGGCGCTCGCCGATGCTCTGGTCGGCACCGGGGACGTCGACCGGCGTGCGTGGCACCGCGCAGCAGCGGTCGAGGAGCCCGACGAGTCCGTCGTCGCCGACCTCGACCACGTCGCCGAGCGTGCCGCCCAGCGCGGCGGCCTGGAAGCTGCCTCGGCGGCCTGGGAACGGGCGGCCGAGCTCACGGTCGCCGCAGGGCCGCGCGCGACCCGGCTCGTGGCCGCTGCCGGTGCCGCATGGGCCGGTGCCCAACCACGGCGGGCCCGCGCCCTGGCAGAGGCCGCCCGAGCGGCCGCCGACAGCGTCGTGGTGCGCGCCGACGTCGATCGGCTCCGCGCCCGGATCGAGTGGAACATCGGGTCGGGGCCGGTGGGACACCGGATCCTGCTGCAGGCCGCTCGTGACGTCGCCGGAGCGGACCTCGCCCGGGCCACGGTGATGGCCCGGATGGCGGCCGCCGCCGCCACCTTCGGCGCCGACTCGGGCATCGACATCGATCCGACGGAGTTCGTCGGCGACCTGGACTGTCTGCCGTCGGGCGCAGCGCGCGCGTCGGCCCTGCTGCTGTGCGGCTTCGCCCACATCGCCCGCGGCAACCTGCGCGACGCGACAGCCGAGTTCCGGCTGGCCTTCGCCCAGGACCTGGCCGGCGGGGACGTCGACCTGGTGCCGAACCTCGGTCTGGCCGCCCTCTACATCGGGGACGACGATGTCGCCCTGCGCGAGTACGGCCGGTTCGTGGCCCACGCGCGGGATGCGGGGGCACCGGTCACCATCCTGTTCGGGCTCGCCCGTCGCGCTCCGGCGGAGATCAGCACCGGCGACTGGCGCACCGCTGCCGCCGGCTCGGCCGAGGCGCTGGACCTCGCTCGGGGGACCGGGCAGGACGCACTCGGCAGCCTGCCGTTGGCCTGGCTCACGCTGTTGGCCGCGCTGCGCGGCGACCAGCCCGAGTTCGACCGCTGTCTGACCGACTACGACCGACCGACCCGGAGCCGGGACGTCGGCCTGACCAGCATCGTCAGCCGCGACGTGATGCTCTGGGCCCGGGGTGTCGCCACAGCCGACACCCCGGACGCCGCCCTGTATCACCTGGAGCAGATCACCCACGCGATGGTGAAGCACATGTCGGCGCTGGACCGTGTGGAGGCAGCCGCACGAGCCGGTCGAGCCGACCTGGTGCGCGCGTGGGCGGACGAGCTCACAACCCTTGCCGAACTCACCGCGGCACCCTGGGCGATGGCATCCGCCGCGCACGCTCGTGCCCTGCTGGCCGACGGATCCGAGGCACAGACGTGGTTCGAGCGCGCCCTCGACGCGCACGCCCACTCCCCCCGCCGGGTCGACCGGGCCCGAACAGAGCTGGCGTTCGGCGAGTTCCTCCGACGCTCGCGTCGTCGGGTCGATGCGCGCGAACACCTCCGCGCCGCGCTGGACACCTTCGAGGACGTCGGCGCATCGCGCTGGGCCGCGCGGGCGCGACACGAGCTGCGGGCGTCCGGCGAGACCGCACGCAAGCGGGACTCCATCACCCCCGCCGACCTCACGCCCCAAGAGCGACACGTCGCCGAACTGGTGCGGCAGGGACTGAGCAACCGCGACGCTGCCGCCCACCTGTTCCTGTCACCTCGGACGATCGACTTCCACCTGCGCAACGTGTTCACCAAGCTCGGGGTGTCCTCCCGCGCGGAACTCGCGGCACTCGGCCTGTCCTGA
- a CDS encoding alpha/beta hydrolase: MNPSVRQSVHTETPVGSAPANPNAPKGRLGRIVAGSLATGLVAGVLLVFAPFIPADETGATGAILCGFALGWALLAVLSVRITDQPQRWAAAPALFLGLGGLLLIAFGTAAQQLLQWVWPPALLALVVVSLVGARRRLHSTSARVMVYPVLAVLALASVGGGIETALEAYDASHYPMPGQLIDVNGHRMHLRCTGTGSPTVVLQPGAGDMASTMAAWIAPAVARTTRVCVYDRPGRGWSDPVDTPQDAARVADDLHTLLHNAHVPGPYVLAGHSFGGLYVLAHAARYPADVAGMVLIDSAAPASPAPGAAAPAGRNDLLVRAAALASIGSRVGLGRLYSQISYGTLPSPEREQVRASISTPATLRSTIDEYVQGSPSMQEAGELRSLGDIPLFVLTAGSGSDERWFANQDELARLSTDSRHHTVDGATHEMLVADRTAAASSSAAIRDVVSSVRTGASPSR; this comes from the coding sequence ATGAACCCCTCAGTCCGCCAGTCGGTGCACACCGAAACACCCGTCGGGTCCGCGCCCGCGAACCCGAACGCCCCGAAGGGGCGCCTCGGCCGGATCGTGGCCGGCTCGTTGGCCACCGGCCTGGTGGCCGGGGTACTGCTCGTCTTCGCCCCGTTCATCCCCGCCGACGAGACCGGCGCGACCGGCGCGATCCTGTGCGGCTTCGCGCTCGGCTGGGCCTTGCTCGCCGTGCTCTCGGTCCGCATCACCGATCAGCCCCAGCGCTGGGCTGCGGCACCGGCCCTGTTCCTGGGCCTGGGCGGGCTGCTGCTCATCGCCTTCGGCACGGCGGCCCAGCAGCTGCTCCAGTGGGTGTGGCCCCCGGCGTTGCTGGCGCTGGTCGTCGTCAGCCTCGTCGGTGCACGCCGCCGGCTGCACTCCACGAGCGCACGCGTCATGGTCTACCCGGTCCTGGCCGTCCTCGCGCTGGCGTCCGTCGGCGGTGGCATCGAGACGGCCCTCGAGGCCTACGACGCGAGCCACTACCCGATGCCTGGTCAGCTGATCGACGTCAACGGGCACCGGATGCACCTGCGCTGCACCGGCACCGGCAGCCCGACCGTCGTCCTGCAGCCCGGTGCCGGCGACATGGCCTCGACCATGGCTGCCTGGATCGCGCCCGCCGTGGCCCGCACCACCCGCGTGTGCGTCTACGACCGCCCCGGCCGCGGCTGGAGCGACCCGGTCGACACCCCCCAGGACGCCGCCCGCGTCGCGGACGACCTGCACACCCTGTTGCACAACGCTCACGTCCCCGGCCCGTACGTGCTGGCGGGCCACTCCTTCGGTGGTCTCTACGTGCTCGCTCACGCCGCGCGGTACCCGGCGGATGTCGCCGGGATGGTGCTCATCGACTCGGCGGCGCCCGCGTCGCCGGCACCTGGGGCGGCCGCGCCCGCCGGCCGCAACGACCTCCTGGTCCGCGCCGCCGCCCTCGCGTCCATCGGGTCGCGCGTCGGCCTCGGTCGGCTGTACAGCCAGATCTCCTACGGCACGCTGCCCTCCCCGGAGCGTGAGCAGGTGCGGGCCAGCATCTCGACCCCCGCCACGCTGCGTTCGACGATCGACGAGTACGTGCAGGGCAGCCCGTCGATGCAGGAGGCCGGTGAGCTGCGCAGCCTCGGGGACATTCCACTGTTCGTCCTCACCGCGGGCAGTGGCAGTGACGAGCGCTGGTTCGCGAACCAGGACGAGCTGGCTCGGCTGTCGACCGACTCGAGGCACCACACCGTGGACGGCGCCACGCACGAGATGCTCGTCGCGGACCGGACCGCGGCCGCCTCGTCGAGCGCGGCCATCCGGGACGTGGTCTCGTCGGTGCGGACCGGTGCGTCGCCCTCCCGCTAG
- a CDS encoding NAD(P)-dependent alcohol dehydrogenase — MKAIVQETYGSADVLDSREIDQPTAGAGEVLLRVHAAGLSRGDVHLMTGEPYLMRAVVGLRRPRNQVPGRDVAGTVVAIGPDVTRFGVGEEVFGIARGAFAEYAVARESKLAHKPSNLTFTQAAAMPVSGLTALRALDVAGVQAGQTVLVIGASGGVGTYAVQLAVAAGATVTGVASAAKAQLVRDLGAAEVIDYAQEDFADGSRTFDVVLDIGGMTPVARLRRALMSKGTLAIVGGENGARWSPGMGRQVQAVLLNPLVSQRLTMVTNKEHYSGLERLAAHAVAGKLASFTDRPFGLSATADAVRHLVAGKARGKVVITV; from the coding sequence ATGAAGGCGATCGTCCAGGAGACCTACGGCTCGGCCGACGTGCTGGACTCGCGCGAGATCGATCAGCCCACGGCCGGAGCCGGCGAAGTGTTGCTGCGCGTGCACGCGGCCGGCCTCAGCCGAGGCGATGTGCATCTGATGACGGGGGAGCCGTATCTGATGCGCGCCGTCGTCGGGCTGCGCAGGCCGAGGAACCAGGTGCCCGGTCGGGATGTTGCGGGGACCGTCGTGGCGATCGGTCCGGACGTCACGCGCTTCGGCGTCGGTGAGGAGGTCTTCGGTATCGCGCGCGGCGCGTTCGCGGAGTACGCCGTGGCGCGCGAGAGCAAGCTGGCCCACAAACCGTCGAACCTCACGTTCACTCAGGCTGCGGCCATGCCGGTCTCGGGACTGACGGCCCTTCGGGCGCTCGACGTCGCCGGAGTCCAGGCCGGGCAGACCGTACTCGTCATCGGTGCCTCCGGTGGGGTGGGGACCTATGCCGTGCAGCTCGCGGTCGCGGCGGGCGCGACCGTCACCGGGGTCGCCAGCGCCGCCAAGGCGCAGCTCGTCAGGGATCTCGGTGCGGCGGAGGTCATCGACTACGCGCAGGAGGACTTCGCCGACGGCTCGCGCACGTTCGACGTCGTGCTGGACATCGGAGGCATGACGCCGGTCGCCCGCCTGCGACGCGCTCTGATGTCGAAGGGGACGTTGGCCATCGTCGGCGGCGAGAACGGCGCCAGGTGGAGCCCGGGCATGGGCCGTCAGGTGCAGGCGGTGCTGCTCAATCCCTTGGTCTCCCAGCGGCTCACGATGGTGACCAACAAGGAGCACTACTCGGGCCTGGAGCGCCTTGCGGCGCATGCCGTGGCGGGCAAGCTCGCCTCGTTCACGGACCGTCCCTTCGGTCTGAGCGCCACCGCGGACGCCGTCCGTCACCTCGTGGCCGGCAAGGCCCGAGGCAAGGTCGTCATCACCGTCTGA
- a CDS encoding CPBP family intramembrane metalloprotease: MSLHSPRTTPAARGRTGRLDSSPRRRSAEAIAFVALWMAAGYLLPIDSNGYLLLGIPLTMVFQLFVRRRPLRELFAPATSTVRWDGRALAMAAALVLLPAVYAVRAVASQDWVVAGWYLAAVVGAGCAAFALRAGTVLGALRSAALPIAIGATGFALVYSAMHVVAGVPLSAAAVVAAVVKYTALYFPASFLLEEVSFRGAIDPHVHGHEDGGQRGWRSAVFVSVLWGLWHLPVSHGLPLPLQAIELVAVHVLLGVPLSFAWRRTRNLAGPALAHAVNDAVRNGFMLGL, from the coding sequence ATGTCCCTGCACAGCCCTCGGACGACACCCGCGGCTCGCGGTCGCACCGGTCGGCTCGACAGCTCGCCGCGGCGCCGTTCCGCGGAAGCGATCGCCTTCGTGGCCCTGTGGATGGCGGCGGGCTACCTGTTGCCGATCGACAGCAACGGGTATCTCCTGCTGGGGATCCCGCTGACGATGGTGTTCCAGCTGTTCGTCCGCCGCCGCCCGTTGCGCGAGCTGTTCGCCCCCGCCACGAGCACGGTCCGGTGGGACGGCAGGGCGCTCGCGATGGCCGCCGCGCTGGTCCTGCTACCTGCGGTGTACGCCGTCCGCGCCGTGGCGAGTCAGGACTGGGTGGTGGCCGGGTGGTACCTCGCGGCCGTCGTCGGGGCAGGTTGCGCGGCGTTCGCCCTGCGTGCCGGAACGGTGCTCGGGGCGCTGCGTTCGGCCGCGCTGCCCATCGCGATCGGCGCCACCGGGTTTGCACTCGTCTATTCGGCGATGCACGTTGTCGCCGGCGTGCCGCTGTCGGCTGCAGCGGTGGTGGCAGCGGTCGTGAAGTACACCGCGCTGTACTTCCCCGCGAGCTTCCTGCTGGAGGAGGTCTCCTTCCGGGGAGCGATCGACCCGCACGTGCACGGGCACGAGGACGGCGGGCAGCGCGGCTGGCGGTCTGCCGTGTTCGTATCGGTCCTGTGGGGGCTGTGGCACCTGCCTGTCTCCCACGGTCTGCCGTTGCCGCTTCAGGCGATCGAACTGGTCGCGGTGCACGTGCTGCTCGGCGTCCCGCTGTCCTTCGCGTGGCGTCGCACCCGTAACCTCGCCGGGCCGGCACTGGCGCATGCTGTCAACGACGCCGTCCGCAACGGCTTCATGCTCGGGTTGTAG
- a CDS encoding PIN domain-containing protein, producing MTTALVLDSSTLLTWILQEPQWQVVETILSTPDTDVVLPSVGLVEVVETARRKGSVNTGVIAQLIASRGVRVVAPERDMLLRAAELLELSKQNPGPVNRHGVAATLSLGDSMIIATAEGLRCQVVSRDSYWDQLAADGHITVKVVTF from the coding sequence GTGACGACCGCCCTGGTTCTCGACTCATCCACTCTCCTGACGTGGATCCTGCAGGAACCGCAGTGGCAGGTGGTGGAGACGATCCTCTCCACCCCTGACACTGACGTGGTCCTGCCCAGCGTGGGATTGGTCGAGGTGGTCGAGACGGCCCGCCGGAAGGGAAGCGTCAACACCGGCGTGATCGCCCAGCTCATCGCCAGTCGAGGCGTACGTGTCGTCGCGCCCGAACGAGACATGCTCCTACGAGCTGCCGAGCTTCTGGAACTCTCGAAGCAAAACCCGGGCCCGGTCAACCGGCACGGGGTGGCCGCGACTCTCTCCCTGGGTGATTCCATGATCATCGCCACGGCCGAAGGCCTGCGTTGTCAGGTTGTCTCGAGGGACAGCTACTGGGACCAGCTCGCGGCAGACGGCCATATCACCGTGAAGGTCGTCACCTTCTAA
- a CDS encoding AbrB/MazE/SpoVT family DNA-binding domain-containing protein, translating into MADSKVDGSPVSPEGRVVIPAEIRRALGIAPGDRVRFVMTGGEVRLISPRQLTMAVWANNHGGDAGDSVAYVRPPRSEDQQARQAREDRVAEAVGVSADQDPDEVAERVLAELGI; encoded by the coding sequence ATGGCAGATTCGAAGGTGGACGGCAGCCCAGTGAGCCCGGAAGGGCGAGTTGTGATCCCTGCTGAGATTCGCCGTGCGCTGGGAATCGCGCCAGGGGACCGCGTGCGCTTTGTCATGACGGGTGGTGAGGTCCGGCTGATCTCTCCCCGTCAGTTGACGATGGCGGTCTGGGCCAACAACCACGGCGGGGACGCCGGTGACTCGGTCGCCTACGTGCGTCCGCCGCGAAGTGAGGACCAGCAGGCTCGACAGGCACGCGAGGACAGGGTCGCGGAGGCCGTCGGCGTCAGTGCCGATCAGGACCCGGACGAGGTCGCCGAGCGGGTGCTGGCCGAACTCGGGATCTGA
- a CDS encoding anthranilate synthase component I family protein: MSDDVAVLDGGGWWAVVLTFEGDVRLWRFAHRRPAPLPPPRCPWPGLPGTWTTSLDRPGYVAGVHEIRRRIHEGEVYQVNLCRLVSTDVPPLDDAANDPWALAQVLAAGNPAPFAGVIDVPALDGHPAARVVSASPELFLRRDGEVIASSPIKGTGVTVADLLPKDTAENVMIVDLVRNDLQHTCRPGTVEVTGLLEVEHHPGLVHLVSTVQGRLADQAGWTELLAATMPPGSVSGAPKSSALRAITDLEPVPRGPYCGAVGWVDADAGTATLAVGIRSFWWDGGRLWFGTGAGITWGSDPDGEWAETELKAARLVGLASQPAGEHGASGAGHGAESRRGVRQ, encoded by the coding sequence GTGAGCGATGACGTCGCCGTCCTGGATGGGGGTGGCTGGTGGGCCGTGGTGCTCACCTTCGAGGGCGACGTCCGGCTGTGGCGCTTCGCCCACCGGCGTCCCGCGCCGCTGCCGCCACCGCGCTGCCCCTGGCCCGGCCTGCCCGGCACGTGGACGACGTCCCTGGACCGCCCCGGCTACGTCGCAGGCGTCCACGAGATCCGCCGCCGGATCCACGAGGGCGAGGTCTACCAGGTCAATCTCTGTCGCCTGGTCTCCACCGACGTCCCGCCCCTGGACGACGCCGCGAACGACCCGTGGGCGCTGGCCCAGGTGCTCGCGGCCGGCAACCCGGCCCCGTTTGCGGGGGTCATCGACGTCCCGGCGCTCGACGGCCACCCGGCTGCCCGCGTGGTCTCGGCGTCCCCGGAGTTGTTCCTGCGCCGCGACGGCGAGGTGATCGCCTCCTCGCCGATCAAGGGCACCGGGGTCACCGTCGCCGACCTGCTGCCCAAGGACACCGCCGAGAACGTGATGATCGTCGACCTGGTGCGCAACGACCTGCAGCACACCTGCCGCCCCGGCACCGTCGAGGTCACGGGCCTGCTCGAGGTCGAACACCACCCGGGACTGGTGCACCTGGTCTCGACGGTGCAGGGCCGCCTGGCCGACCAGGCCGGCTGGACCGAACTGCTGGCGGCCACCATGCCACCCGGCTCGGTCTCGGGGGCTCCCAAGAGCAGTGCCCTGCGCGCCATCACCGACCTCGAGCCGGTGCCGCGCGGCCCCTACTGCGGGGCGGTGGGCTGGGTCGATGCCGACGCCGGAACCGCGACTCTGGCCGTCGGGATCCGCAGTTTCTGGTGGGATGGGGGACGCCTCTGGTTCGGCACGGGCGCCGGCATCACCTGGGGCAGCGACCCGGACGGCGAGTGGGCCGAGACCGAGCTGAAAGCCGCACGGTTGGTGGGCCTGGCCTCCCAACCCGCCGGTGAGCACGGCGCGAGCGGAGCCGGACACGGGGCCGAGAGCAGACGAGGAGTCAGGCAGTGA